In one Nocardia tengchongensis genomic region, the following are encoded:
- a CDS encoding helix-turn-helix transcriptional regulator, which yields MSETGSTLPRRQLGRYLREARSALGMSQDRVAKAADVSTSVLQRLESGIPTRLKVRDLQAICEVLEMQGDAADAMVGLLQQAGEKSWWHEYDSVIPANFDVYVGLETAARRLTTYQPALVPGLLQTSDYARALIHAVKPEESPSDHQRRVDLRMRRQAKVFRKYQPLVLDVVLHEAALRCKVGGEAVMAAQLRRLAEVGKAPNISVRVLPFDAGAPLGDPVGQFAILEFDEDFRGERVWPPVVYLENFIGCMYLEKDGDVRRYYRVLDSLQRAALDETVSRGLLRQVAKEFQRD from the coding sequence ATGTCGGAGACTGGCTCGACTCTCCCCAGGAGGCAGCTTGGGCGGTATCTGCGGGAGGCCCGGAGCGCGTTGGGGATGTCGCAGGACCGGGTGGCGAAGGCTGCGGACGTGAGTACGTCGGTGTTGCAGCGGTTGGAAAGTGGGATACCTACACGGCTGAAAGTTCGGGACCTGCAGGCGATTTGCGAGGTTCTGGAGATGCAGGGCGACGCGGCCGATGCCATGGTTGGGTTGTTGCAACAAGCGGGTGAGAAGAGTTGGTGGCACGAGTACGACAGCGTGATACCGGCGAACTTCGACGTGTATGTGGGACTCGAGACCGCGGCACGAAGGCTGACTACGTATCAGCCGGCACTGGTGCCGGGGCTGTTGCAGACTTCCGATTACGCCCGCGCCCTCATTCATGCCGTCAAACCTGAGGAGTCGCCTTCGGACCATCAGAGGCGGGTCGACTTGCGGATGAGGCGGCAGGCCAAGGTGTTTCGGAAGTACCAGCCGCTTGTGCTCGATGTTGTGCTTCACGAGGCAGCGTTGCGGTGCAAGGTCGGTGGGGAAGCGGTGATGGCGGCTCAGTTGCGGCGGCTCGCGGAGGTTGGGAAGGCGCCCAACATTTCTGTCCGCGTGCTTCCTTTCGACGCGGGCGCGCCGCTTGGAGATCCTGTGGGGCAGTTCGCGATTCTGGAGTTCGACGAAGACTTCCGCGGCGAGCGCGTGTGGCCGCCGGTGGTTTATCTGGAGAACTTCATCGGGTGCATGTACCTCGAGAAGGACGGGGACGTGCGGCGGTACTATCGGGTTCTCGACAGCCTCCAGCGGGCGGCGTTGGACGAGACGGTCAGTCGGGGCCTGCTGCGGCAGGTAGCTAAGGAGTTTCAGCGTGACTGA
- a CDS encoding restriction endonuclease, whose amino-acid sequence MLNGERVVGFDDLEASDLFLDRIYAGKTLNGRSVDPLKQIFKVGVQGGIRFRGSAVKNQVRLVVLYSTGEDPDWRDNLDPETGILEYYGDNKHSGRELLNTHLQGNLALRNAFSASRGSNQDRETVSPFFYFERVSKKGSLVRFRGLAAPGAEALTQAEELKELWWSKDGLRFQNYRARFTILDATLISHTWIRTLLDGLSPLGEGCPDAWREWVETRNYRTLVAPSTDEVRPIASQLPQDAVGMEILKALRNHFAAGSDFREFALNIWRFLAPGTGVGESIRDEGYRQRFGGEYLIGPPADKMSVWFALGAEIGFGDKPINDIGQFISSVRYREFGAFITLSVFSAKVYRELRSENRRVALVCGRDVVEALRRQGLSDVGSVKAWLDSLFPIATG is encoded by the coding sequence ATGTTGAATGGTGAACGTGTAGTCGGGTTTGATGATCTGGAAGCCTCGGATCTATTTCTCGATCGGATCTACGCCGGAAAGACGCTCAACGGCCGGAGTGTCGACCCTTTGAAGCAGATTTTCAAGGTTGGAGTTCAGGGTGGAATCCGATTTCGTGGCTCAGCGGTCAAAAATCAGGTCCGTTTGGTTGTCCTCTATTCAACCGGGGAGGATCCCGACTGGCGTGACAACTTGGATCCGGAGACGGGCATTCTCGAGTATTACGGCGACAATAAGCATTCAGGTCGGGAACTTCTTAACACGCACTTGCAAGGCAATCTGGCACTACGCAATGCCTTCTCGGCCAGTCGAGGGTCAAATCAAGATCGGGAAACAGTTTCACCATTCTTCTACTTCGAGCGCGTTAGTAAGAAGGGGTCACTGGTTCGGTTTCGAGGGTTGGCTGCTCCTGGAGCTGAGGCGTTGACGCAGGCCGAGGAATTGAAGGAGCTCTGGTGGAGTAAGGATGGTCTGCGCTTCCAAAACTATCGGGCTCGGTTCACGATATTGGATGCAACGCTGATCTCGCATACGTGGATCCGTACCCTGTTGGACGGATTATCGCCTCTCGGCGAGGGATGCCCCGATGCCTGGAGGGAATGGGTTGAGACCCGCAACTACCGTACTCTAGTTGCGCCGTCGACGGACGAGGTCAGGCCGATCGCTAGTCAATTACCGCAAGACGCTGTAGGGATGGAAATCCTAAAAGCTCTGAGGAATCATTTTGCGGCTGGGTCGGACTTTAGAGAGTTTGCGCTCAATATTTGGCGATTTTTGGCTCCTGGCACGGGGGTTGGAGAATCTATTCGAGACGAGGGCTATCGCCAACGTTTCGGCGGAGAATATCTAATCGGCCCGCCGGCAGACAAGATGTCGGTGTGGTTCGCTCTTGGTGCTGAAATAGGTTTTGGCGACAAACCGATCAATGATATTGGTCAATTCATTTCAAGCGTTAGGTACAGGGAGTTCGGAGCGTTTATCACACTATCTGTATTCTCGGCCAAGGTCTACCGCGAGCTGCGATCGGAAAACCGTCGAGTTGCCTTGGTCTGTGGCCGGGATGTCGTAGAAGCATTGCGTCGACAGGGTCTGAGCGATGTCGGATCCGTTAAGGCCTGGCTCGACAGTTTGTTTCCTATTGCTACGGGATAG
- a CDS encoding caspase family protein, with protein MSDRSGWRAVLIGVAKYDDEAFHDVPAALNSVRAFKGILTDPNLCGWPEESVTVVENPRKPIDIGRPLQEAALAATGTLLVYFVGHGELNESNELCLVVGDTEIDHVEITGLDYDNIRLILSKSKAGAKIVILDCCNSGKAIEALSGAESQIANTTVIKGAYTLTAADYAAHVPSPQLAETQTSFTKALVDIIREGVPEGGEFLDLSTIYGSLIQRLSAEALPKPNQRGTDTVESFEFTRNMAFSSHAHARSVAQQVPDDPIELEMLHAIRSRVEGRGVEFSAFAIALWKLIAPSTGECALFRAWGDASVSISGNYLLGPIGDRVRIDFVLDAHCRPIASGVDYREMDRLIYRMESAGQFGVMLTLSYVDPEVYERIRVSREPVVVVCGKDIVDILTSYGYDDAVGVEEWLNGKLSLGR; from the coding sequence ATGAGTGATCGGTCAGGCTGGCGGGCCGTCCTTATCGGTGTCGCCAAGTACGACGATGAAGCCTTTCATGATGTTCCGGCTGCGCTGAACAGTGTTCGAGCTTTCAAAGGCATACTAACGGATCCGAACCTGTGTGGTTGGCCCGAAGAAAGTGTCACCGTTGTCGAGAACCCGAGGAAGCCGATTGACATCGGCCGACCGCTGCAAGAGGCAGCGTTGGCTGCCACGGGTACTCTGCTGGTGTATTTTGTCGGACACGGTGAGCTTAATGAATCCAATGAGCTATGTCTCGTCGTTGGCGATACGGAAATTGATCATGTAGAGATTACTGGCCTCGATTACGATAATATAAGACTAATTCTCAGTAAGAGTAAAGCTGGCGCCAAGATTGTAATCTTAGACTGCTGCAATTCAGGCAAGGCAATCGAAGCTTTGAGTGGGGCTGAATCGCAGATTGCGAATACCACGGTAATCAAGGGTGCCTATACGCTAACGGCGGCTGACTACGCAGCACACGTCCCGAGCCCGCAGCTAGCGGAGACGCAGACCTCGTTCACCAAGGCGCTTGTCGATATCATTAGGGAAGGAGTGCCGGAAGGTGGAGAATTTCTGGATCTATCGACAATTTATGGAAGTCTGATACAGCGTCTCAGTGCAGAAGCCTTGCCGAAACCTAATCAACGCGGCACTGACACTGTCGAAAGCTTCGAATTTACTCGAAACATGGCGTTCTCGTCGCACGCACACGCTCGGTCGGTTGCTCAACAGGTACCGGATGATCCGATCGAGTTGGAGATGCTCCATGCAATCAGAAGCCGTGTGGAGGGACGGGGTGTAGAATTTTCTGCATTTGCCATAGCTCTATGGAAGTTGATTGCACCGTCGACGGGTGAGTGTGCCCTATTTCGAGCATGGGGTGATGCCTCTGTGTCTATATCGGGAAACTACCTTCTGGGGCCGATTGGCGATCGGGTCAGAATCGACTTTGTGCTTGATGCGCATTGTCGTCCGATTGCGAGTGGAGTCGACTACCGCGAGATGGACCGCCTGATCTATCGAATGGAGAGCGCTGGACAATTCGGAGTGATGCTTACGCTCTCCTATGTTGACCCCGAGGTGTACGAACGTATTCGTGTCAGTCGAGAGCCGGTAGTTGTTGTGTGCGGTAAGGACATCGTCGACATCTTGACGTCCTATGGATATGACGATGCAGTCGGCGTTGAGGAATGGTTGAATGGAAAGCTCTCCCTCGGCCGGTGA
- a CDS encoding Z1 domain-containing protein encodes MSVHTPDATPRIALHHAVLADLSGSKPKRLVRAMEYQAEDLAETVLYASEEDFQQALRAAEAGDQLVEMWRKQLVKWDFVENPTWSGASPRTEQRRADIYLELAVSEDTTKLLDTICPVPLAASPVVISKDFKPWRTVESKHGREWYWPRYAALLEEKGWSQEAVAGVDIAAESVIERLADPTRPDAYQSKGLVVGYVQSGKTANFTGVIAKAMDAGYRLIIVLGGTLNLLRDQTQRRLDKELVGRENIMGGGSEYDSDYYDDPEWLQRKFIEFGDRPSALSGFDIVRLTTRHDDYKALLQGITALEFEKQEPAVQLYDARNLHRSAARLMVVKKNKSVLGKLVRDLKKIRTPLSEIPVLIIDDESDEASVNTSRPKPDADRTAINQKISELLTLLPRAQYVGYTATPYANVFIDPSDTVDIFPKDFIISLPRPEGYMGASDFHDFDSDDSDDQRTFANSNELAHVRDVVVSDEDDTEPLERAIDMYVLTAAMKLFRQDRDGLAEDHFRHHTMLIHESNWVESHRELLSRVTKLWWQAGYSSSKGHARLRALFDTDISPVSAVRSAGYAIPADYDDLMPYVGPAVMNISVDQKPIIVVNGDKDIETGEADFDRRPIWKILIGGQKLSRGFTVEGLTVSYFRRRSTNASALMQMGRWFGFREGYRDLVRLYIGREEEHGKQDIDLYKAFEAVCMDEESFRRELEQYAVMVDGVPQVTPAQIPPLVSQHLPLLKPTSANKMYNARLVEIRSPGLWREPFGYPSRPADLRHNTELWSPIFDRLSTDTTDYAYHIPEKAAVHRVAALVGSLAPADFLEIVRAMRWLTPHHFDPHIEYLAEITRAHAVDEWMLLAPQTMRGATKDVVLGTTGRRFTRWERVRRRDPLFGAISTSRHRSIAMRIAGGLPDSGDPNTESLVAPRRGTIMLYPVVEPRFSSDVSPDGHVDAGKLVIGFGFVAPASARGADDRVVRFRTVDSSDAVIVDIPQDTD; translated from the coding sequence ATGAGCGTGCACACACCTGACGCCACACCACGAATCGCTCTGCATCACGCGGTGTTGGCTGATCTTTCAGGCAGCAAGCCGAAGCGTTTGGTGCGGGCCATGGAGTACCAGGCTGAAGATCTAGCCGAGACTGTGCTTTACGCCAGCGAGGAGGATTTTCAGCAAGCCCTCCGAGCCGCGGAGGCGGGCGACCAACTCGTCGAGATGTGGCGCAAGCAGTTGGTGAAGTGGGATTTCGTCGAGAATCCGACGTGGTCCGGTGCCTCACCGCGAACTGAACAACGTCGAGCGGACATCTACCTGGAGCTGGCCGTCAGCGAAGATACGACGAAGCTACTCGACACCATCTGTCCCGTACCGCTTGCTGCGTCGCCGGTGGTGATCAGCAAAGACTTCAAACCGTGGCGCACAGTCGAATCCAAGCACGGCAGAGAATGGTACTGGCCGCGGTACGCCGCGCTGCTGGAGGAGAAGGGCTGGTCCCAGGAGGCGGTTGCCGGTGTCGACATAGCAGCGGAGAGTGTGATCGAGCGCCTTGCCGATCCCACCCGGCCGGATGCCTACCAGTCGAAGGGGCTGGTCGTCGGCTATGTCCAGTCCGGCAAGACGGCGAACTTCACCGGCGTCATTGCCAAAGCCATGGACGCCGGATACCGCCTGATCATCGTTCTCGGCGGGACGCTGAACCTGCTGCGCGACCAGACTCAACGTCGCCTCGACAAGGAACTGGTCGGGCGCGAGAACATCATGGGCGGAGGTAGCGAGTACGACTCCGACTACTACGACGATCCGGAGTGGTTGCAGCGCAAGTTCATCGAATTCGGTGACCGCCCTTCGGCTCTGAGCGGCTTCGACATCGTGCGGCTGACGACTCGTCATGATGACTACAAGGCATTGTTGCAAGGCATAACCGCTCTGGAATTCGAGAAGCAAGAACCTGCGGTGCAGCTCTACGACGCCCGCAACCTTCATCGCTCCGCAGCGCGGTTGATGGTGGTGAAGAAGAACAAGTCGGTGCTCGGCAAGCTGGTCAGGGATCTCAAGAAGATCCGTACGCCGTTGTCCGAGATCCCCGTGCTGATCATCGATGACGAATCCGATGAAGCATCTGTCAACACCTCGCGCCCCAAGCCCGACGCGGATCGCACGGCGATCAATCAGAAGATTTCCGAGCTTCTGACACTGCTCCCGCGCGCGCAATACGTCGGCTACACCGCGACGCCGTACGCCAACGTCTTCATCGACCCGAGCGATACCGTCGACATCTTCCCCAAGGACTTCATCATCTCTTTGCCGCGCCCCGAGGGGTACATGGGCGCCAGTGACTTCCACGATTTCGATTCCGACGACTCGGACGATCAGCGTACCTTCGCGAACTCCAACGAACTGGCTCACGTTCGCGACGTCGTGGTCTCCGACGAGGACGACACCGAACCGCTCGAACGTGCCATCGACATGTACGTCCTCACCGCGGCGATGAAGCTGTTCCGGCAGGACCGAGATGGTCTGGCCGAAGACCATTTCCGCCATCACACCATGCTCATCCATGAATCCAACTGGGTCGAGTCGCACCGCGAGCTCCTGAGCCGAGTCACCAAGTTGTGGTGGCAGGCAGGCTATTCCAGCTCCAAGGGCCACGCGCGCCTTCGGGCTCTGTTCGACACCGATATCTCACCGGTCTCTGCCGTCCGCTCCGCCGGATACGCAATCCCCGCCGACTACGACGACCTGATGCCCTACGTCGGCCCCGCGGTCATGAACATCAGCGTCGACCAGAAGCCCATCATCGTGGTCAACGGTGATAAGGACATAGAAACCGGCGAAGCCGATTTCGACCGCCGCCCTATCTGGAAGATCCTCATCGGCGGCCAGAAGCTCTCCCGCGGTTTCACCGTCGAGGGGCTGACCGTCTCCTACTTCCGCCGCCGCTCCACCAACGCCTCGGCATTGATGCAGATGGGACGGTGGTTCGGGTTCCGCGAGGGTTACCGAGATCTGGTTCGGCTGTACATCGGCCGTGAAGAGGAGCATGGGAAACAGGACATAGACCTGTACAAGGCGTTCGAGGCGGTCTGTATGGACGAGGAATCGTTCCGTCGTGAGCTGGAGCAGTATGCCGTCATGGTCGACGGAGTCCCGCAGGTCACGCCTGCTCAGATCCCGCCGCTGGTCTCCCAACATCTACCGCTGCTCAAGCCCACCAGTGCCAACAAGATGTACAACGCCCGACTGGTCGAGATCCGCTCTCCCGGCCTGTGGCGTGAGCCGTTCGGCTATCCCAGCCGGCCCGCGGATCTGCGTCACAATACCGAGCTGTGGTCGCCGATCTTCGACCGACTATCCACTGACACAACCGATTACGCGTACCACATCCCCGAAAAGGCCGCCGTCCACCGAGTGGCCGCACTGGTGGGCAGCTTAGCGCCCGCCGACTTCCTCGAGATAGTTCGAGCCATGCGCTGGCTCACTCCCCACCATTTCGACCCCCACATCGAGTACCTGGCAGAGATCACCCGCGCCCACGCCGTCGACGAGTGGATGCTTCTGGCTCCCCAAACAATGCGAGGCGCAACAAAAGACGTCGTATTGGGCACCACTGGCCGCCGGTTCACCCGTTGGGAACGCGTCCGCCGTCGCGACCCTCTCTTCGGTGCTATCAGTACCAGTCGACACCGCAGCATTGCCATGCGGATCGCTGGGGGACTACCAGATTCGGGAGACCCCAATACCGAGTCACTCGTCGCCCCCCGCCGCGGAACCATCATGCTCTACCCGGTCGTCGAGCCGCGGTTCAGCTCAGATGTCAGCCCGGATGGTCATGTCGATGCAGGCAAACTTGTGATTGGCTTCGGCTTCGTTGCGCCTGCCTCCGCACGTGGGGCCGACGATCGAGTTGTGCGATTCAGGACAGTGGATTCTTCGGACGCGGTCATCGTCGACATTCCTCAGGACACGGACTGA
- a CDS encoding ATP-binding protein — protein MAEEWKFDVPTAGTKHLPPDPRYMEALTSQGYGFEAAIADLVDNSIDAGATDVVIHFLRDDDRLVSLLIVDNGHGMTDAELDVAMTIGGRRDYGHGALGMFGTGLKSASLSHAAAVTVVSRTKMSRPAGRRWVMEHAKDGFECDIVEPAYAQTLIDRYSDGQPIRWNGTVVRWDGVKDFPRNGGPEQTERYVARTIAALGMHLGLQLHRFLVRGDFNITIAVEDIVTGMIVTNYGVNPVDPFGYPVSGNPEYPCTFKVDVPSVGVVALQAHIWPPKSTVAQFRGIGSLIDTQGFYLYRNDRLVQAGGWNNFRQPEQHLALARVAVELPSTSSDVFRLTVKKDGVEVSPEFIAALENASDDDGRTFGRFLVDADITYREARRRAGVDRRPVILPGKGLDSSVREVISEELPGLPGEEPIAIRWDNVDGDHFFELDRDHRQILLNQRYRPAILGGRRGGLNDAPMIKSMLYLMVNEVFQRERIGPRDKDNLQLWQSVLVAAARAEMDRLGDRDGE, from the coding sequence ATGGCGGAAGAGTGGAAGTTCGATGTCCCTACCGCGGGTACGAAACACCTTCCGCCGGATCCCCGCTACATGGAGGCGCTCACCAGTCAGGGCTACGGATTCGAGGCTGCGATAGCCGATCTCGTCGACAACTCTATCGACGCGGGCGCGACCGACGTTGTGATCCATTTCCTGCGTGACGACGACCGGCTCGTCAGCCTGTTGATTGTGGACAACGGCCACGGAATGACGGACGCCGAGTTGGACGTAGCGATGACGATCGGCGGGCGCCGGGACTACGGGCATGGTGCCCTGGGCATGTTCGGTACCGGCCTGAAATCGGCGTCGCTCAGTCATGCAGCGGCGGTGACGGTGGTCAGTCGCACCAAGATGAGCCGCCCCGCCGGGCGCCGCTGGGTGATGGAGCACGCGAAGGATGGCTTCGAGTGTGACATCGTCGAGCCGGCATACGCTCAGACCCTCATCGATCGATACTCAGACGGGCAGCCCATCCGATGGAACGGCACAGTTGTGCGCTGGGACGGGGTCAAGGACTTCCCGCGCAACGGCGGTCCGGAACAGACCGAACGCTATGTCGCCCGCACGATCGCCGCGCTGGGCATGCACCTCGGGCTGCAACTTCATCGGTTCCTTGTCCGCGGTGACTTCAACATCACCATCGCCGTCGAAGACATCGTGACCGGCATGATCGTGACGAATTACGGTGTGAACCCGGTAGATCCGTTCGGTTACCCCGTGTCGGGAAACCCGGAGTATCCGTGCACGTTCAAGGTTGACGTCCCATCGGTGGGCGTCGTGGCGCTGCAAGCGCATATTTGGCCGCCCAAATCCACGGTGGCCCAGTTCCGTGGTATCGGCTCGTTGATCGATACACAGGGGTTCTACCTGTATCGAAACGATCGCTTGGTGCAGGCCGGCGGATGGAACAACTTTCGTCAGCCTGAACAGCATCTGGCATTGGCTCGGGTAGCAGTGGAGCTTCCTTCGACGTCCAGCGACGTGTTCCGGTTGACCGTCAAGAAGGACGGCGTCGAGGTGTCGCCCGAATTCATTGCAGCACTGGAGAATGCTTCCGACGATGACGGCAGAACGTTCGGACGTTTCCTGGTTGACGCGGACATCACATACCGCGAGGCACGCCGCCGTGCCGGTGTCGATCGGCGTCCGGTGATCCTGCCTGGGAAGGGACTGGATTCCAGTGTCCGGGAAGTGATTTCGGAGGAACTGCCCGGCCTGCCGGGCGAAGAACCCATCGCGATCAGGTGGGACAACGTCGATGGCGACCACTTCTTCGAGCTCGACCGTGATCATCGTCAAATCCTGCTCAACCAGCGCTATCGCCCCGCCATCCTCGGTGGGCGCCGCGGGGGTTTGAACGATGCTCCGATGATCAAATCGATGCTCTACCTCATGGTGAACGAGGTTTTCCAGCGAGAGCGGATCGGCCCGAGGGACAAGGACAATCTGCAGCTCTGGCAGTCGGTGCTGGTCGCCGCCGCGCGAGCGGAAATGGATCGCCTGGGCGATCGGGATGGGGAATGA
- a CDS encoding TetR/AcrR family transcriptional regulator: MSAHPILRPTLAERRKQETRMDIARTAARLFAEYGTAAVTAEQIASESGVALRTFYRYARTKEEAVEPLLATGAQRWLELVAAGPHRLPTLPELEAAIQTSLTFDGALEDLETTRGLIHAMDDDPALRTLWHRINLEGERDLFRVLTDLGGPTADPLQLRLLAAAAAGAIRIAVEQWASADASPTGEGSPADLAVRSLRALAGGIGH; the protein is encoded by the coding sequence ATGTCCGCCCACCCCATACTCCGCCCCACCCTCGCCGAACGCCGCAAACAAGAAACCCGCATGGACATAGCCCGAACCGCAGCCCGTCTGTTCGCGGAATATGGCACCGCAGCGGTGACGGCGGAGCAGATCGCCTCCGAATCCGGCGTGGCTCTACGCACCTTCTACCGCTACGCCCGCACCAAGGAGGAAGCGGTAGAACCCCTCCTGGCCACCGGCGCCCAACGCTGGCTCGAGCTGGTAGCGGCCGGCCCCCACCGCCTCCCCACCCTCCCCGAACTGGAAGCGGCCATCCAAACCTCCCTCACCTTCGACGGCGCCCTCGAAGACTTGGAAACCACCCGCGGCCTCATCCACGCCATGGACGATGACCCAGCCCTCCGCACCCTCTGGCACCGCATCAACCTGGAAGGTGAACGCGACCTGTTCCGCGTCCTCACCGACTTGGGTGGTCCCACCGCGGATCCCTTGCAGCTCCGCCTCCTTGCGGCCGCCGCGGCAGGCGCGATCCGAATCGCGGTGGAGCAGTGGGCATCCGCTGATGCATCGCCGACCGGCGAAGGCTCTCCCGCAGACCTCGCGGTACGTTCCCTCCGCGCTCTCGCCGGCGGAATCGGTCACTGA
- a CDS encoding SDR family NAD(P)-dependent oxidoreductase, which produces MERFDGRRVVITGAGSGIGRATVHRILAEGGQVVGADVNEAGLAETAKQAAENGNGDRLTTLTVDISDEASVKAGVAAATEALGGIDALINAAGILRSAHTHEQPVEDFNKIIAINLTGTFLMIKESLPQLLASDKGVIVNFTSTSAFFAHPYMSAYAASKGGIMSMTHALAAEYSKQGLRVVAVAPGSISSDMTSGKGPGLPADADLSLFMKLAPGIGQGFASPDTVAGVVAMLASDDGAFITGTEIRIDGGTHY; this is translated from the coding sequence ATGGAGCGTTTTGACGGGCGTCGAGTAGTGATTACCGGGGCTGGGTCGGGGATTGGGCGGGCTACCGTACACCGGATCCTGGCCGAGGGTGGGCAGGTTGTGGGGGCTGACGTCAATGAGGCGGGGCTTGCGGAGACTGCCAAGCAGGCGGCGGAGAACGGGAATGGGGATCGGCTTACGACCCTGACCGTGGACATCTCCGACGAGGCGTCGGTCAAGGCCGGCGTTGCTGCTGCTACCGAGGCGCTCGGCGGGATCGATGCGCTTATCAATGCGGCCGGCATTCTGCGGTCGGCGCACACGCACGAGCAGCCGGTCGAGGACTTCAACAAGATCATTGCCATCAATCTGACGGGCACCTTCTTGATGATCAAGGAGTCGCTGCCGCAGTTGCTGGCTTCGGACAAGGGTGTGATCGTCAACTTCACCTCTACGTCCGCGTTCTTCGCGCACCCGTACATGTCCGCGTATGCCGCGTCCAAGGGCGGGATCATGTCCATGACCCACGCGCTGGCGGCGGAGTACTCGAAGCAGGGTCTGCGCGTGGTTGCTGTTGCGCCGGGGTCGATTTCGAGTGACATGACCTCCGGCAAGGGCCCGGGTCTGCCGGCGGATGCCGACTTGAGCCTGTTCATGAAGCTGGCCCCCGGTATCGGCCAGGGCTTCGCGTCGCCGGACACCGTGGCCGGTGTCGTCGCCATGCTGGCGTCGGATGATGGTGCGTTCATCACCGGTACCGAGATTCGGATCGACGGCGGCACGCACTACTGA
- the ilvC gene encoding ketol-acid reductoisomerase: MFYDDDADLSIIQGKKVAVIGYGSQGHAHSLSLRDSGVDVRIGLKEGSKSRAKAEEAGLTVGTPAEVSEWADVIMVLAPDTAQASIFTNDIEPHLKDGDALFFGHGLNIHFGLIKAPANVTVGMVAPKGPGHLVRRQFADGKGVPALIAIDQDPTGTGQALALSYAKGIGGTRAGVIKTTFKEETETDLFGEQAVLCGGTEELVKTGFEVMVEAGYAPEMAYFEVLHELKLIVDLMYEGGIARMNYSVSDTAEFGGYLSGPRVIDAGTKERMKAILTDIQDGTFVKRLVANVEGGNKELEGLRKANAEHPIEVTGAQLRSLMSWVDRPITETA; this comes from the coding sequence ATGTTCTACGACGACGATGCCGATCTGTCGATCATCCAGGGCAAGAAGGTCGCGGTCATCGGCTACGGCAGCCAGGGCCACGCCCACTCGCTGAGCCTGCGCGACTCCGGTGTCGACGTGCGCATCGGCCTCAAGGAGGGCTCGAAGTCCCGTGCCAAGGCCGAAGAGGCCGGCCTGACCGTCGGCACCCCCGCCGAGGTCTCCGAGTGGGCCGACGTGATCATGGTCCTCGCGCCCGACACCGCGCAGGCGTCCATCTTCACCAACGACATCGAGCCCCACCTGAAGGACGGCGACGCGCTGTTCTTCGGCCACGGCCTGAACATCCACTTCGGTCTGATCAAGGCTCCGGCCAACGTCACCGTCGGCATGGTCGCCCCCAAGGGCCCCGGCCACCTGGTGCGTCGCCAGTTCGCCGACGGCAAGGGCGTTCCGGCCCTGATCGCCATCGACCAGGACCCGACCGGCACCGGCCAGGCGCTGGCCCTGTCCTACGCCAAGGGCATCGGCGGCACCCGCGCGGGCGTCATCAAGACCACCTTCAAGGAAGAGACCGAGACCGACCTCTTCGGTGAGCAGGCCGTGCTCTGCGGTGGCACCGAGGAACTGGTCAAGACCGGTTTCGAGGTCATGGTCGAGGCCGGTTACGCGCCGGAGATGGCCTACTTCGAGGTGCTGCACGAGCTCAAGCTGATCGTCGACCTCATGTACGAGGGTGGCATCGCCCGCATGAACTACTCGGTGTCCGACACCGCCGAGTTCGGTGGCTACCTGTCGGGCCCGCGCGTCATCGACGCCGGCACCAAGGAGCGCATGAAGGCGATCCTGACCGACATCCAGGACGGCACCTTCGTCAAGCGCCTGGTCGCCAACGTCGAGGGCGGCAACAAGGAGCTCGAGGGTCTGCGCAAGGCCAACGCCGAGCACCCGATCGAGGTCACCGGCGCGCAGCTGCGCAGCCTGATGAGCTGGGTCGACCGCCCGATCACCGAGACCGCGTAA
- the ilvN gene encoding acetolactate synthase small subunit, protein MTTTHTLSVLVEDKPGVLARVASLFSRRGFNIQSLAVGGTEIPEISRMTIVVTVEDLPLEQVTKQLNKLVNVIKIVEQDTDSSVARELILVKVRADASVRTQVIEAVNLFRAKVIDVSPDALTIEATGTRSKLDALLRMMEPYGIREIVQSGVVAVGRGPKSITATR, encoded by the coding sequence ATGACCACCACCCACACCCTCTCCGTGCTGGTGGAGGACAAGCCCGGCGTGCTGGCCCGCGTGGCCAGCCTGTTCTCCCGGCGCGGCTTCAACATCCAGTCCCTCGCGGTCGGCGGCACCGAGATCCCCGAGATCTCGCGCATGACCATCGTCGTGACGGTGGAGGATCTGCCGCTCGAGCAGGTCACCAAGCAGCTGAACAAGCTGGTCAACGTCATCAAGATCGTGGAGCAGGACACGGACTCCTCCGTCGCCCGCGAACTGATCCTGGTGAAGGTGCGCGCCGATGCCAGCGTCCGCACCCAGGTGATCGAGGCCGTGAACCTGTTCCGCGCGAAGGTGATCGACGTGTCGCCGGACGCGCTGACCATCGAGGCCACCGGCACCCGGTCCAAGCTGGACGCGCTGCTGCGGATGATGGAGCCGTACGGCATCCGTGAGATCGTGCAGTCCGGAGTTGTCGCCGTGGGTCGTGGACCCAAGTCCATCACCGCGACTCGTTAG